The Couchioplanes caeruleus sequence TCGTACCCCTCGGCTTCGAGCTGCTCGGCGAGCTCGGGGCCGCCCTCCTGGACGATCTTGCCGGCCACGAAGACGTGCACGAAGTCCGGCTTGATGTAGCGCAGGATGCGGGTGTAGTGGGTGATCAGCAGCAGGCCGGTCTCGCCGGTCGCGCGGACCCGGTTGACGCCCTCGCTGACGATGCGCAGCGCGTCGATGTCGAGGCCGGAGTCGGTCTCGTCGAGGATCGCCACCTTGGGCTTGAGCAGCTCGAGCTGCATGATCTCGTGACGCTTCTTCTCGCCGCCGGAGAAGCCCTCGTTGACGTTGCGCTGGGCGAACGCCGGGTCCATCTGCAGCTTCTCCATGGCGCCGCGCAGCTCGCCGGCCCAGGTCCGCAGCTTCGGCGCCTCGCCGTCGATCGCGGTCTTGGCGGTACGCAGGAAGTTCGCCACCGACACACCGGGGACCTCGACCGGGTACTGCATCGCGAGGAAGAGGCCGGCCCGGGCGCGCTCGTCCACGCTCATCTCCAGGACGTCCGCGCCGTCGAGGGTCACCGTGCCGCCGGTGATCTCGTACTTGGGGTGGCCCGCGATGGAGTAGGCCAGCGTGGACTTGCCGGAGCCGTTGGGGCCCATGATGGCGTGGGTCTCGCCCGCCTTGACGGTGAGGTCGACCCCGGCCAGGATCGGCTTCAGCTCGCCCTCGGGCAGCTTGACCGAAACCTGCAGGTCGCGGATCTCCAGGGTGCTCACGGCTCTACTCCATTACTCGGTGTCGTCGAAACGTAGATGTCGCCGTCGCGGATCTCGACGGGGAAGGTCGCCACCGGCTCGGTGGCGGGCGGTCCGGAGGGCTCACCGGTACGCAGGTCGAAGCGGGAGCCGTGCAGCCAGCACTCGAGGGTGCAGCCGTCGGCCTCGCCCTCGGAGAGCGCGACGGACGCGTGACTGCACTCGTCGCGTACGGCGTAGAAGTTGTCGTCGTCGGCATGCACGACCGCGACGTCGACGCCGTTCACCTCGACGGAGATCGCCGTGCCCTTCGCCACCTCGGCGGCCGGCCCGACAAGCTCGAAGGACATGGCTCAGGCCCCCGCCTTCGCCAGCCGGGCCTCGATGGCGTCGCCCAGGCGCTCGCGCAGCTCCTCGACCGGGATCTTGTTGACCAGCTCGGCGAAGAAGCCGCGGACGACCAGCTTGCGGGCCTCGAACTCGGGGATGCCGCGGGCCATCAGGTAGAAGAGCTGCTCGTCGTCGAAGCGGCCGGTGGCGCTGGCGTGGCCCGCGCCGGCGACCTCGCCGGTCTCGATCTCGAGGTTGGGCACCGAGTCGGCCCGGGCGCCGTCGGTCAGCACCAGGTTGCGGTTGATCTCGTACGTTTCCGTTCCCGTCGCCGCCGCGCGGATGAGCACGTCGCCGACCCAGACGGTGTGCGCCGACGCGCCCTGCAGCGCGCCGCGGTAGCCGACGTAGCTGCGGCAGTCCGGCACGCTGTGGTCGACTAGCTGGCGGTGCTCGAGGTGCTGGCCGGCGTCGGCGAAGTACAGGCCCCAGAGCTCGGCGTCGCCGCCCCGGCCCGCGTAGTCGACGCTGGTGAACTGGCGGACCAGGTCGCCGCCGAGGGCCACCTGCACGTGCTGCGCCCGGGCGTCCTTGCCGACCTTGAACTTGACGTGCTGGGCCTGGACCGAGCCGGCGTCCCACTCGGCGATCGTGACGAGGGTGAGCTGGGCGCTGTCGCCGAGCACCACCTCGAGGTTGTCCGCCAGCGTCGCCGTGCCGGTCTGCTCCAGCACGATGGTGACCTTGGCGAAGTTGCCCACCCGGACGTAGGTGCGCGCGGCCGCGGCCTCGGAGCCCTGCCCGACGACGCGGATCACGGCGGCGGTCTCGGAAACGGTCTCCGCGGCGACGTCGATCAGCGTCACCTCCGCGGCCGAGCCGTACGCGAGGGCGCTGATCCGGTCGAACGGCGTGAGCACGGCGTCGACCTTGCCCGCATCGACCTGGGTCACCGAGATGCCCGCCGGCAGGTCGCCCGGGGCGTACCCGGGCGCCGCACCGGTGAGCGAGGTCGCCGTGATCAGGGCGCCGAGCCGCTTGATCGGGGTGAAGCGCCACTCCTCCTCCAGGCCGTTGACGGCCGGGAAGTCGGTGACATCGAAGGAACGCAGCACCTGCGACTTGGTGCTCGGCGGGGCCATGGCCTCGGTAGTCATCTCGTCCTAGTTCTTCGCAGCGGGAAACGTCGGGTAGGGATCGCGGTCAGCCGACCGCGCCCTCCATCTGCAGCTC is a genomic window containing:
- the sufC gene encoding Fe-S cluster assembly ATPase SufC, producing MSTLEIRDLQVSVKLPEGELKPILAGVDLTVKAGETHAIMGPNGSGKSTLAYSIAGHPKYEITGGTVTLDGADVLEMSVDERARAGLFLAMQYPVEVPGVSVANFLRTAKTAIDGEAPKLRTWAGELRGAMEKLQMDPAFAQRNVNEGFSGGEKKRHEIMQLELLKPKVAILDETDSGLDIDALRIVSEGVNRVRATGETGLLLITHYTRILRYIKPDFVHVFVAGKIVQEGGPELAEQLEAEGYERYVAGAHA
- a CDS encoding non-heme iron oxygenase ferredoxin subunit — protein: MSFELVGPAAEVAKGTAISVEVNGVDVAVVHADDDNFYAVRDECSHASVALSEGEADGCTLECWLHGSRFDLRTGEPSGPPATEPVATFPVEIRDGDIYVSTTPSNGVEP
- the sufD gene encoding Fe-S cluster assembly protein SufD, giving the protein MTTEAMAPPSTKSQVLRSFDVTDFPAVNGLEEEWRFTPIKRLGALITATSLTGAAPGYAPGDLPAGISVTQVDAGKVDAVLTPFDRISALAYGSAAEVTLIDVAAETVSETAAVIRVVGQGSEAAAARTYVRVGNFAKVTIVLEQTGTATLADNLEVVLGDSAQLTLVTIAEWDAGSVQAQHVKFKVGKDARAQHVQVALGGDLVRQFTSVDYAGRGGDAELWGLYFADAGQHLEHRQLVDHSVPDCRSYVGYRGALQGASAHTVWVGDVLIRAAATGTETYEINRNLVLTDGARADSVPNLEIETGEVAGAGHASATGRFDDEQLFYLMARGIPEFEARKLVVRGFFAELVNKIPVEELRERLGDAIEARLAKAGA